One window of the Hoplias malabaricus isolate fHopMal1 chromosome Y, fHopMal1.hap1, whole genome shotgun sequence genome contains the following:
- the LOC136677821 gene encoding ras-related and estrogen-regulated growth inhibitor-like yields the protein MAARHSNSLCVRFITKRFIGEYDHKKEVTYRCRKTVDKEAIDLEILDTVNKECVGPASTSLESSIKWGDGFLIMYSVTDRSSFEAVSRLKRLIDHVKQTLGIPTVIVANKSDMENGRAVRTEEGQTLARDLRCSFFELSVAENSRMVEVAFGKLIQEVRLEFQRHLLAMDKRSRVLQMRHALKNKLTRSKTMQW from the exons atggctgcccgccactccaatt CTCTATGTGTTAGATTCATCACCAAGCGTTTCATTGGAGAGTATGACCATAAAAAGG AGGTGACCTACAGGTGCCGCAAAACAGTGGACAAAGAAGCAATTGACCTGGAGATTTTGGATACAGTTAATAAG GAGTGTGTGGGACCTGCATCCACCTCTCTGGAAAGTTCAATCAAATGGGGGGATGGCTTTCTAATCATGTACTCAGTGACGGACCGCAGCAGCTTTGAGGCAGTTTCACGTTTGAAGAGACTAATTGACCACGTCAAACAGACCCTTG GAATCCCTACAGTGATTGTAGCAAATAAGAGTGATATGGAGAATGGACGAGCTGTTAGAACAGAAGAGGGCCAAACTTTGGCCAGAGACCTGAG GTGTAGTTTTTTCGAGCTGTCCGTAGCAGAGAACTCCAGAATGGTGGAGGTAGCATTCGGGAAGTTGATCCAGGAAGTGCGTCTGGAGTTCCAGCGCCACCTGCTGGCCATGGATAAGCGTTCACGCGTGCTGCAGATGCGCCATGCTCTTAAGAACAAACTCACACGCAGCAAAACCATGCAGTGGTAA
- the LOC136679225 gene encoding putative nuclease HARBI1 — MAIPIAILDCDLLLHGRGHKTLDRFDIETVSDEFLLSTFGFPREFIYYLVDLLKESLLRRTQRSRAISPDVQVLAALGFYTSGSFQSKMGDAIGISQASMSRCVSNVTKALIEKAPEFIGFDRDEAAKQQSKEEFYKVAGIPNVIGVVDCGHIAIKAPNAEDSSYVNKKGFHSINCQLVCDARGLLLSAETHWPGSLTDRAVFNQSSVCKLFEGQINHDGWLLGDNRYPMRKWLMTPVENPDAPAEYRYNLAHTTTHEIVDRTFRAIQTRFRCLDGAKGYLQYAPEKCSRIIQACCVLHNVSLQSGLDAWTFERTEATDQSDEEGDLAEKVDIEALEVRQELIQNHFS; from the exons ATGGCGATCCCTATTGCAATCCTAGATTGTGACCTGCTGCTCCATGGTCGTGGACACAAGACTCTTGATCGCTTCGACATTGAAACAGTATCAGATGAGTTTCTGTTGAGCACTTTCGGTTTTCCGCGTGAATTTATCTATTACTTGGTGGACCTGTTGAAGGAGAGCTTGTTAAGACGCACACAGAGGTCGCGAGCAATCAGCCCCGACGTCCAGGTTCTTGCGGCTCTCGGATTCTACACGTCGGGCTCCTTCCAGAGCAAGATGGGAGACGCCATCGGCATCAGTCAGGCCTCCATGAGTCGCTGTGTTTCAAACGTCACTAAAGCTCTAATAGAAAAGGCACCAGAATTCATTGGCTTTGACCGAGACGAAGCAGCCAAGCAGCAGTCCAAGGAAGAGTTTTACAAAGTGGCAGGGATTCCGAATGTCATTGGGGTGGTGGACTGTGGGCACATAGCCATTAAAGCTCCTAATGCTGAAGATTCATCTTATGTCAATAAGAAAGGCTTCCACTCCATTAACTGCCAGCTGGTGTGTGATGCCAGGGGGCTTCTCCTGAGTGCAGAAACACACTGGCCTGGCAGTCTAACGGACCGGGCAGTATTTAACCAGTCCAGCGTGTGCAAGCTCTTTGAGGGTCAGATAAACCATGATGGTTGGCTGTTAG GAGATAACCGTTACCCTATGAGAAAGTGGCTGATGACCCCAGTTGAAAACCCCGATGCCCCAGCAGAGTACCGCTACAACCTGGCTCACACAACTACGCATGAGATAGTGGACCGTACGTTCCGTGCTATTCAGACACGCTTCCGATGCCTGGATGGAGCAAAAGGCTACCTGCAGTATGCACCTGAGAAATGCTCACGCATAATCCAGGCTTGCTGTGTCCTCCATAACGTCTCGCTGCAGTCTGGACTGGACGCCTGGACTTTTGAGAGGACTGAAGCCACTGACCAATCAGATGAGGAAGGAGACCTGGCAGAAAAAGTGGACATAGAGGCACTGGAAGTCAGACAGGAACTGATCCAGAATCACTTTAGCTAG